In Capsicum annuum cultivar UCD-10X-F1 chromosome 8, UCD10Xv1.1, whole genome shotgun sequence, the genomic window tttagtcTGACAGAATAATCTTAAAACTAAATTATGATAGCTAAGAAAATCGAATAAGATAATACAATATGCTGTGCAGTTGACTATTATTACTATCTTTTACACCATAAGGTCTTAATTATTACTAGTAAAATTAGCCGTGCTTCGCACggtgttaaaaaattaattattttatttaattaattttatattcattttaGATTTATTATCTAATCGTAATAGTATAacttgttataattatattataaaaaatattttgttccatacaagaaaaaaaaataacaatttaacatttattaaatgatggataatatattctttatcaataaattaaaatatattctctaataacaattttatttcatttctattgTGTATTCAATGAAGttgagattttaatttgaaataatgtacTTATGTGTGCTTATAAATGCACTAAGATGGTAagataatttatttctcattatatatatatatatatatatatatatatatatatatatatatataaacaattcCAATAGCATAAATCTCTTTAAGTCGGCAGCACTATATACAGATTAACTTCATATTACAACTATCTTAATGTGCATATTGCAATTCGcatcataaaaaaatcatgaaagttcatattataAAAGTTACATATAAAGAACATACACATGAACACACACTCACATACACCTATATTTTTACGTTAATTGTAAGAAAATAgacgaaaaaataaataaaaaattagtataCAATTTTTAAAGCTCTTGTTCGATAACCTCTTTGACAAACAAAACCTTCAAAAGCCTATAAATTTTACAATAATAAGaaaatcatgaaagttcatattatagaagttacataTAGAGAACATAGTCATGAACACTCACGCACGCACATACCTATTGCTTTTACACTAACCATAAGAAAATGgacaaaaaaagaaatacaaaattagaaaaaagaaatacaaaattagtgtataattttttaagttattgttCGATAGCCTTTTTGACAAACAATCAACCTTCAAAAGTCTATAAAagttacaataataaaaaaatcatgaaagttcatattatagaagttacatatagagaacatactcatgaacactgacacacacacacacctaatttttttttacgttaaccataagaaaatacacgaaaaaaaattacaaaattagtgtataatttttttaagctcTTGTTCGATAGCCTCTTTGACAAACAATCAACCTTCAAATGTCTTCTTAATAAACTTGAatttaatactataaataataatataaagaacactatttcaaatataaaacaaaaaggaTATTCTTGAGTATGCGTCTCATGAAACAAAATATTATGACTTTATATAGATGAAAATGGAGGAACATCATAAGttatcttaaattttataattaaataattggaggttatgaatatgaaaatttaaaagtcatgaagttaatgatattattaagagtataattttttttaattatatatagatataaattttacttaatacaaattaattacattaattataaaggaagataaaaataattaataaaatatttagagtttgaaattttattttttttttaaaaaaagagaaataaaatggtCTTCTTGAACATTAACtaattgagggttatgaatatgaaagacTTAAGAATTATGGACattactaatatttaagagtaGAATTTATGTAATTGAATGTATACACTcttaagtatataaatatatttttatgtgaattttcaTCACTTATGTACTTTCAGtcttctaaaatttgatttttatataatatattctataagtgaaacagtaatttcatttttcttaaaagaaagtagagaaaaagaaaagatttcataaaattaaatttattttcatgccTAGTTTTAGTAAGTTTTaaacttatttattatttatatataacacaaatctaattatatgaatttcatattttttatcttattttatcattttcatttctctttaaactataaaatgtgaaaaatcaaaaagtacAATTTAATGAATCAATAAACAACTTtcttatgaattaaaatgtcatttAAAACTTATAAACTAATGTTACATTCTcacattttatcaaaatatttactaAAATTGATGTACATAATTGCGAAAGGATCCATAGATACTTTCTTAAACAGCACACGTATGCGTTTATCTCCTTCCTTTGCTTTTACTTTAGAAAATAAACACTCTGGTCTAGACATGCACATAAAAAGTTGATATCACCAacgaaaaaaatagaaaaatagttaACTAAATTAATATAAACTTTTCAAAATGTTATATTGTGAATTGAAGAGGAAAGAAAAACTAtcacacatataaatataatttctctCAAAGGAATTTTAAACTGTAATAGTTATATTCTTGTCATCTCAATATCCTACTTCATTTGTATGTCAATCAAGCCTTAaaagagtttaaaaaaaaaaactaagtgttGCATGAAACGAAAAAAAAGGACAATTAAATTATTAACTAAAAGTGTTAAGAGCAATTGGAgatgaaatttaataaattaaaaatatcaaaaatattatactttgaaCTATATCTTGGCCGGTAAGACTTTTTTTTGGTTGCTATATGCTATGTCTCATACCCACAGTGAGATGAGGACAAAAAAAACTGTCATGATAGTAATCTTCTTTTTATctacaataaaaattttaatgagattaagataaagagaaatacaagattgtaaaaaattaattaatgggcacataacataaaagaaaattgttCTAATAAAGCAATACATAACTCTtcaaaaaactataaaaatgtTCAAAGTTTATTAATAGACTATGCATAGCATAAAAAAAATctactctaaaaaaataaataaagcttAGAGAAGTGACTTTCAGAATGGACATACCTTGTAAGAAATAATTGTCATTAGACTTTTTCAAGAAACAATTGTCATTGTTTTAcactatttaaaaaaataattgtcattagattttttaatgcaaaattaaataattggagGTTATGAATATTAAAGGTTTCagagttatgaattttattaatattaattaagagtgtaatttattatgaacataaagagatgtgagttatgaaaatgattttaaaaataaaataattgaaaaaaatgaaagaaaaactctaaaaaaaggagaaaaaagataaatagaatccTTGGCCAAAGAGAGGTGTCACACAGACATACATCATCATCAAATTATTACCTTATGCTACTCTCTTTTACAAACAATAGCTTTTGTATATAACAAATGGACTTGATTGACTCTTATACTTAATTAATGCAACCTATCAATAGATTATACTTTTAattttgaatcataattatcttaGTGTATAGATCATAATTAACATATGAATTCTAGTTGCAAGAAGTAAAAAATTGAAAtgtcaaaatttctcaaattagATCTATAAAANNNNNNNNNNNNNNNNNNNNNNNNNNNNNNNNNNNNNNNNNNNNNNNNNNNNNNNNNNNNNNNNNNNNNNNNNNNNNNNNNNNNNNNNNNNNNNNNNNNNNNNNNNNNNNNNNNNNNNNNNNNNNNNNNNNNNNNNNNNNNNNNNNNNNNNNNNNNNNNNNNNNNNNNNNNNNNNNNNNNNNNNNNNNNNNNNNNNNNNNNNNNNNNNNNNNNNNNNNNNNNNNNNNNNNNNNNNNNNNNNNNNNNNNNNNNNNNNNNNNNNNNNNNNNNNNNNNNNNNNNNNNNNNNNNNNNNNNNNNNNNNNNNNNNNNNNNNNNNNNNNNNNNNNNNNNNNNNNNNNNNNNNNNNNNNNNNNNNNNNNNNNNNNNNNNNNNNNNNNNNNNNNNNNNNNNNNNNNNNNNNNNNNNNNNNNNNNNNNNNNNNNNNNNNNNNNNNNNNNNNNNNNNNNNNNNNNNNNNNNNNNNNNNNNNNNNNNNNNNNNNNNNNNNNNNNNNNNNNNNNNNNNNNNNNNNNNNNNNNNNNNNNNNNNNNNNNNNNNNNNNNNNNNNNNNNNNNNNNNNNNNNNNNNNNNNNNNNNNNNNNNNNNNNNNNNNNNNNNNNNNNNNNNNNNNNNNNNNNNNNNNNNNNNNNNNNNNNNNNNNNNNNNNNNNNNNNNNNNNNNNNNNNNNNNNNNNNNNNNNNNNNNNNNNNNNNNNNNNNNNNNNNNNNNNNNNNNNNNNNNNNNNNNNNNNNNNNNNNNNNNNNNNNNNNNNNNNNNNNNNNNNNNNNNNNNNNNNNNNNNNNNNNNNNNNNNNNNNNNNNNNNNNNNNNNNNNNNNNNNNNNNNNNNNNNNNNNNNNNNNNNNNNNNNNNNNNNNNNNNNNNNNNNNNNNNNNNNNNNNNNNNNNNNNNNNNNNNNNNNNNNNNNNNNNNNNNNNNNNNNNNNNNNNNNNNNNNNNNNNNNNNNNNNNNNNNNNNNNNNNNNNNNNNNNNNNNNNNNNNNNNNNNNNNNNNNNNNNNNNNNNNNNNNNNNNNNNNNNNNNNNNNNNNNNNNNNNNNNNNNNNNNNNNNNNNNNNNNNNNNNNNNNNNNNNNNNNNNNNNNNNNNNNNNNNNNNNNNNNNNNNNNNNNNNNNNNNNNNNNNNNNNNNNNNNNNNNNNNNNNNNNNNNNNNNNNNNNNNNNNNNNNNNNNNNNNNNNNNNNNNNNNNNNNNNNNNNNNNNNNNNNNNNNNNNNNNNNNNNNNNNNNNNNNNNNNNNNNNNNNNNNNNNNNNNNNNNNNNNNNNNNNNNNNNNNNNNNNNNNNNNNNNNNNNNNNNNNNNNNNNNNNNNNNNNNNNNNNNNNNNNNNNNNNNNNNNNNNNNNNNNNNNNNNNNNNNNNNNNNNNNNNNNNNNNNNNNNNNNNNNNNNNNNNNNNNNNNNNNNNNNNNNNNNNNNNNNNNNNNNNNNNNNNNNNNNNNNNNNNNNNNNNNNNNNNNNNNNNNNNNNNNNNNNNNNNNNNNNNNNNNNNNNNNNNNNNNNNNNNNNNNNNNNNNNNNNNNNNNNNNNNNNNNNNNNNNNNNNNNNNNNNNNNNNNNNNNNNNNNNNNNNNNNNNNNNNNNNNNNNNNNNNNNNNNNNNNNNNNNNNNNNNNNNNNNNNNNNNNNNNNNNNNNNNNNNNNNNNNNNNNNNNNNNNNNNNNNNNNNNNNNNNNNNNNNNNNNNNNNNNNNNNNNNNNNNNNNNNNNNNNNNNNNNNNNNNNNNNNNNNNNNNNNNNNNNNNNNNNNNNNNNNNNNNNNNNNNNNNNNNNNNNNNNNNNNNNNNNNNNNNNNNNNNNNNNNNNNNNNNNNNNNNNNNNNNNNNNNNNNNNNNNNNNNNNNNNNNNNNNNNNNNNNNNNNNNNNNNNNNNNNNNNNNNNNNNNNNNNNNNNNNNNNNNNNNNNNNNNNNNNNNNNNNNNNNNNNNNNNNNNNNNNNNNNNNNNNNNNNNNNNNNNNNNNNNNNNNNNNNNNNNNNNNNNNNNNNNNNNNNNNNNNNNNNNNNNNNNNNNNNNNNNNNNNNNNNNNNNNNNNNNNNNNNNNNNNNNNNNNNNNNNNNNNNNNNNNNNNNNNNNNNNNNNNNNNNNNNNNNNNNNNNNNNNNNNNNNNNNNNNNNNNNNNNNNNNNNNNNNNNNNNNNNNNNNNNNNNNNNNNNNNNNNNNNNNNNNNNNNNNNNNNNNNNNNNNNNNNNNNNNNNNNNNNNNNNNNNNNNNNNNNNNNNNNNNNNNNNNNNNNNNNNNNNNNNNNNNNNNNNNNNNNNNNNNNNNNNNNNNNNNNNNNNNNNNNNNNNNNNNNNNNNNNNNNNNNNNNNNNNNNNNNNNNNNNNNNNNNNNNNNNNNNNNNNNNNNNNNNNNNNNNNNNNNNNNNNNNNNNNNNNNNNNNNNNNNNNNNNNNNNNNNNNNNNNNNNNNNNNNNNNNNNNNNNNNNNNNNNNNNNNNNNNNNNNNNNNNNNNNNNNNNNNNNNNNNNNNNNNNNNNNNNNNNNNNNNNNNNNNNNNNNNNNNNNNNNNNNNNNNNNNNNNNNNNNNNNNNNNNNNNNNNNNNNNNNNNNNNNNNNNNNNNNNNNNNNNNNNNNNNNNNNNNNNNNNNNNNNNNNNNNNNNNNNNNNNNNNNNNNNNNNNNNNNNNNNNNNNNNNNNNNNNNNNNNNNNNNNNNNNNNNNNNNNNNNNNNNNNNNNNNNNNNNNNNNNNNNNNNNNNNNNNNNNNNNNNNNNNNNNNNNNNNNNNNNNNNNNNNNNNNNNNNNNNNNNNNNNNNNNNNNNNNNNNNNNNNNNNNNNNNNNNNNNNNNNNNNNNNNNNNNNNNNNNNNNNNNNNNNNNNNNNNNNNNNNNNNNNNNNNNNNNNNNNNNNNNNNNNNNNNNNNNNNNNNNNNNNNNNNNNNNNNNNNNNNNNNNNNNNNNNNNNNNNNNNNNNNNNNNNNNNNNNNNNNNNNNNNNNNNNNNNNNNNNNNNNNNNNNNNNNNNNNNNNNNNNNNNNNNNNNNNNNNNNNNNNNNNNNNNNNNNNNNNNNNNNNTTTATAAATGCATCGAGTAAAAATCTAAGAATTCAATCAAATGGTTCGAAAAGCATGTTTGGGCTGACTACAACATCTCAAAGCTAAAATATAAAACAGCACAATTATGTACATATATCCACAAATTAAAACATATGCGGAAtctaaacaactaaaaatattaatcTATTGAGCAATGAACAAGGTTATACCTAGACGATTAGCATAGGAGATACCAAAattgataagaaaaataaaaacaataatataaaatttaatatttgaatcACCTACCAttgatctaaaaaaaaatattggctTTACCACTTTTGTCTCCATTCTTCTTGTTACAAATAAAACAAAGAATATTAGAATGGAAGAAGAATTGTAAACAATATCAAAACATGAGATAAAAGCCTAAATATAAGTGGGTACCTGAATTTGGAGAAAAATGTCCAAGAAAGAACAATTAGAATTTTGCCAGCAACTTATTGCGGCATGGAACCGTATCATgaggaattaataagattacTGGTGTGTCTCATAGAAAGCCAACTTTGTTTAGAACACTAATTATGGTAATTATTTACGCTGCCAAATAATTATGGTAAATATAAGATTCTccgtttcatatattttaggactctcatgtttatttctttttcatatattttaaaatttttaatttaataaaataataattaatgaaaaaaaaactgaaaagatgattttgtttaagtgagagacttttaatgaagggtaaaaagggCAAAAGTCAATTAtaagggccttcacacttttaatataactagtttaatcgcacgtgtCTCTCGCACgtataacatttgattatttaaaattaaatgattttgccTATTGTAGAGATTTTTAATatagtgtaaaagtttaaatcacttttcaaaatctttcacactttaatataataatgtaaacataaatatatacacatatatgttttgccaccagaagtttcaagtggttgatggatcattaaTTTTGCGTTTGTCATATAGTACTTCTTTCCATTGTTGTCacaggctaagagagacgcatcaatttgaatcatatttgtggtacgattatatttttgtatatatatttaaaatcttttcttatttttaaagtcgaatctttacaaaatcattgattacattcttattatgtatttgaaatttttaaaaattggtacttcttaaatttttcttattctaatagttttatatttatttctagatttttcaattttttttaaaatcaaattttgttcatttcgaattcttaaattaatggaaaaaatatcagttgtcattaattttgatgacctCTAATAAGacaaggttttaccataaatatatttaattaattttcaactattaaattaggaaaaaatattgaaattttgatgactcctaataaggaaaggttttatcataaatatatttaattaattttaaatcttaaatattaaaaaaaatagtaaaaagatgattttgtgaCTTTTaacgaagggcaaaaagttcaaacaatatttttaatacTCTTCAaccttttaatatattatagatatagattagagatacagatatagatatagattaagatagagatagagattttatatatatatatatatactgattaTATTAGAGCAATAAATGTCCCAATCTTCCATCAACCAATTTTAGTTAGGTGGGGTGACAAGCAGGAAAAAAATGGCAGCATCTCCATAACCAGCCGCCTAGTATTACTAGCTTTACCTTAAAGTCAATACTAACAACAAAGACTGAAAATGAAAAAACAGAAACATAGAAGAAAGCAAAAAACAAAACTTGTTCATCCATGTTACAGTTGCGTTAGAAACTaggctgctgctgctgctgcccACCACATCCTAAACAATTAGCAGTAGCCATGGCCTTCCATGATCGAAAGCTGATCTTCGAATCACTTGATAACTCCACTGGTAAATCTTGTACCAGTTTTTATTGCAACCCGAAAGAGAATCCTTCTGGGATTTGTCCAATTTCATGTCTATATATTTGTTATCCAATTTGTACTTTTCCCTTGTTTTCTGAAATCCAACCACCTTTGCCACCCAACTTTTTCACCCCTAAAGTTCCTGCTCCTCAGTCTTCTCAACACAAACCGATTGTCTCCATCTTCTTGATTATTCTATTTACTGTGTTGGCtacttctttctttctcttttgttgcTTTGTGGTTTACAGAATCCGGAAAGCAAGAATTTCATCGCGACAACAGCAGCGAGTTGAGGCTGAAGGAGAAGAGGAGGTGTATAGTGATATTGTTGATGAAGATATTCATGGACCCATGGTGGATCATCCTATATGGTACATTAGAACAGTGGGTCTTCAGCAATCAGTTATCAATGCCATTACGATTTGCAAGTATAAAAGAGGAGAAGGATTAATTGAAGGAACAGAGTGCTCTGTTTGCCTGAATGAGTTTCAAGAAGACGAAACACTTAGGATTTTGCCAAAGTGTAACCATGCTTTTCACATACTTTGCATTGATACTTGGCTTAGATCACACACCAATTGTCCCATGTGCCGTGCCGGCATTGTCATCGCCCCTGCCTCTGCCTCATCGTCACTTGAACAGGTATTCTTGAATCGTGTGaccattttatttaaaattcacaTCATCAGAgaaagtatatttttatttatttaattatgttttcaacGAGTTCTTGTTAGCGTATATAAACATTTTTTTTAGTAATAGTGCTTACCTGAAAAATGATACAGTTGAATTTGTAAGAGGTCAAGGACACTTGTTATTGATTTAGCTCGTTAGATAGGTTGATTAACAGTTTGATTATTGTAAAAGCATAGTAAATAAGCATGaaagtaaagtaaagtaaagGAGGAGGACTAGAACCCAGTGAGACATCAAATGGAGCGTCTGAGGATGATTCTCGCGTTCCTATAGATTATCTTGTGAAAAGATCTAAGGGACAATCCAGCCGAGTGGGCAAAGAAAACTAAATATATAGAACCGAAAGTAGTAGTATTGTATTGCTTAGGATCAGAGCGCTTTAAAATTGAGAGAGGTAAACTATTTGTACATTACAGAGGTAAGGTGGTATCCTGTGAGAGAGCTCCGCTTGAGTCATAAAGTACCGGGACCAATAAATGTTGACCGCATGGTGAAGCCATTGACGGTGCCAGGTATTATTCCTAACCACCTCTGATGGCCGTCTAGACTCGTCTACACTCCTACATTTTCTGCCCCCTTGCCACACGCCAAGCCAAATTCACCCAAACAAAAAGTTATTGCGAGACTCGAGTCAGGATTGTTGCGCACTTGATATCATGTTTAAGTGTGTGGTCATTCTATGTAAGCGTTTAAACTGCTAGAAAATCTACGctcttatttattaattatgtCGATATTGCAGAATTCGGGGCCGAGACATGAAGAAGAAGCTCAGGCGGGAAATTCAGAGAATGCTACGGAATTAAGTCTTGACATTGAAAATGAAGGCGAGTCACTGGAACCAAGTAGTATGGATATTAGTGGAAACTCCAAAGACGATGTGGGTACTGGTACTAATGAAGGAGTGTTAATTGAATTTGGTGCATCAAGAAGATCATCATCTTTGGAATCTTTATCTacaaattcaatattattaacTTGTTCTTCAATATCTGAGAGTACTTTCGATGGTAATGAGATCTCCGAAGGTATGAAAAATCCCTGTATGGACAGAGTTATGCAGAAAGAGCAAATGATAAGAAGAAGCCAGAGTGCTGTTCTTCTTAGGTGAAGTTaattccatttttttttcttttcgccTATGAAAATTCCAAATGTCTCAAGAACTCTTATAAAGATGAGAGTTTTCCCTAAGAAAATCGAATTAATACTTcaaaaaaggaaggaaaaaaaaaaaaaagaacagtaaagaaaaagaattgtaCCTATTACTTTACAATGAACAAGATACTGAATATTACTAGTTGTAATAAGTGTAGTAGTATAAAAAGTTTGAGACTGATCAGAAATAGAGATCAGTCAGAGAGAAAAGAAATTCTCTTATATTTGTCATTGCCAAAGGCTTCTGGCAAATTTTCTGTTtgtataaagttaaataattgTGTTCTTTCGTCTTACCACTTTTTTGCTTTTTCCATGGCTTACAAgttgtgttgttgtgttcatgCCTCAAACTCAGCTTGGCAATTAATCAACTGTATACACGCAAACAAGCACAACAATTAGGCCAAATGCAGTCCATTTCTTGTAAAGataaggataaatttgaccccaaCTATTAAAGAAGGACAAATCTGAACAAATTTTTGAAGTTCAGCAAATCTGTTACTAATGTAAGCTTTGGAATTAATTTAAAATTCTGGTGAATCCCTTAGGCTTTATGACAAGACAACTTTTGCCCATTAATTTGAAATCCTGTTGATTTTTCAGCATTTTCTTGACCATTATTGGTTGTGAACTGTAATAAAGGGAAATTGTGACGATAGAAAGAATTGTAATCTAATACATCAATATAAGAGTTCATCTTCATACGATTACGATTACACCAAACTAATAACCAAATCTTCTAAAGGGAAGAACaaatagaaaattaaagaaagaagcAGGGAGGTTTAATCTAAGcaactaagaaaataaagagcCAACTTCATAGCATAAAACCTAATTTGACATATTCTCACTTGGATCCTCCATCTTAGTTATATTCATAACATGAATCTTTATTCCATCagatgatacgagtacgacctCATAGACGGA contains:
- the LOC107840073 gene encoding RING-H2 finger protein ATL54, which produces MAFHDRKLIFESLDNSTGKSCTSFYCNPKENPSGICPISCLYICYPICTFPLFSEIQPPLPPNFFTPKVPAPQSSQHKPIVSIFLIILFTVLATSFFLFCCFVVYRIRKARISSRQQQRVEAEGEEEVYSDIVDEDIHGPMVDHPIWYIRTVGLQQSVINAITICKYKRGEGLIEGTECSVCLNEFQEDETLRILPKCNHAFHILCIDTWLRSHTNCPMCRAGIVIAPASASSSLEQNSGPRHEEEAQAGNSENATELSLDIENEGESLEPSSMDISGNSKDDVGTGTNEGVLIEFGASRRSSSLESLSTNSILLTCSSISESTFDGNEISEGMKNPCMDRVMQKEQMIRRSQSAVLLR